A genome region from Nocardia sp. NBC_00565 includes the following:
- a CDS encoding IS701 family transposase, whose protein sequence is MAEDVSAWRVGFDEVFARVAGVFYRTEPRRWARAYLTGLLAPVERKNSWQLADAAGVVEPDGLQHFLNRSRWSADDLRDHVRSYVAESLACPDGVLVPDETGFVKKGTKSAGVQRQYSGTAGRVENSQLGVFLAYSGRSGRALIDRELYIPESWISDRDRCSEAGIPEKRCSEGVLTKPRLAEAMIERTLRAGVVAGWVAADSAYGRDGKFRAFLEARRMSYVLEVPVKQTVTDIDGRRRVDTLIGRAPAEAWHRVSCGPGVRGERVYDFAWATLPGFGDLPAGFVRTLLARRSVEDPADIAYYLCFHPDTVTREQIVAVAGARWAIEECFQAAKDQCGLDHYQVRRWDPWYRHITLAMLAHAFLAVTAATDPKAHAGWARSQSPKSAVSWR, encoded by the coding sequence GTGGCCGAGGATGTTTCGGCTTGGCGAGTGGGTTTCGATGAGGTGTTCGCGCGGGTAGCGGGGGTGTTCTATCGGACTGAGCCGCGGCGGTGGGCGCGGGCGTATCTGACGGGGTTGTTGGCGCCGGTGGAGCGCAAGAACTCCTGGCAGTTGGCCGATGCCGCCGGCGTGGTGGAGCCGGACGGTTTGCAGCATTTCCTGAACAGGTCCAGGTGGAGTGCTGATGATCTGCGTGATCATGTGCGCTCGTATGTGGCCGAGTCATTGGCCTGCCCGGACGGTGTCCTGGTGCCGGATGAGACCGGGTTCGTCAAGAAGGGCACGAAGTCGGCCGGGGTTCAACGCCAGTATTCCGGCACCGCGGGCAGGGTGGAGAACAGTCAGCTGGGGGTGTTTCTGGCCTACTCCGGCCGCTCGGGGCGTGCGTTGATCGACCGGGAGCTGTATATACCCGAATCATGGATCAGCGACCGAGACCGCTGTAGCGAAGCGGGAATACCCGAAAAGCGTTGCAGTGAAGGTGTTTTGACCAAGCCGCGACTGGCCGAGGCCATGATCGAGCGGACACTGAGGGCCGGGGTGGTCGCGGGGTGGGTGGCCGCTGACTCCGCCTACGGCCGTGACGGGAAGTTCCGGGCATTCCTGGAGGCTCGTCGGATGTCCTATGTCCTCGAGGTGCCGGTCAAACAGACCGTCACCGATATCGACGGGCGTCGTCGGGTCGACACTCTCATCGGCCGTGCTCCCGCCGAGGCATGGCACCGGGTTTCGTGCGGACCTGGGGTTCGAGGCGAGCGCGTCTACGACTTCGCGTGGGCCACGCTGCCCGGCTTCGGTGACCTCCCGGCCGGGTTCGTGCGCACCCTACTCGCCCGGCGATCGGTCGAGGACCCCGCCGATATTGCCTACTACCTGTGCTTTCACCCCGACACCGTGACTCGTGAGCAGATCGTCGCCGTCGCTGGAGCCCGGTGGGCGATCGAGGAATGCTTCCAAGCCGCCAAAGACCAATGCGGCCTCGACCACTACCAGGTACGCCGATGGGACCCCTGGTACCGCCACATCACCCTGGCCATGCTCGCCCACGCCTTCCTCGCAGTCACCGCCGCCACCGACCCAAAAGCCCACGCGGGCTGGGCCCGATCACAGTCGCCGAAATCCGCCGTCTCCTGGCGATAG
- a CDS encoding carboxylesterase/lipase family protein, whose product MGSTATTSVATTSGPVRGIHQDGLAVFKGVPYAAAPVGDLRWRPAVPHSGWVDVLDVTEFGPSAPQPYVEGGQPILGGHGFPPFDEDCLTLNIWTPAADGACRPVVIWIHGGGFVTGSGSLAIYSGDTFARDGDLVVVTINYRLGPLGFLYSGSESDGPDAQSANFWITDQIAALRWVRDNITAFGGDPTAITIAGQSAGAFSAAALAAHPDSRSLFHRAIVQSSPFDGPMPDRAEAREITDTYLDILGVNNIDELRKLPWEPLIDAWSAMFERTFKWGHWTVPFPPVMDGVSLIGDPVHYLLDDAALDIDVLIGWTNQEANSYFPTNPMYADVTREQVLARYEESFGDGAAEAYASFEARRPGATPLEVLMDLGTEELFATPTIEVAEQRAARGRPVWAYRFDFQSPAYFGRLGAAHCLDLPFVFDNFDKWSLALLTDGIESPDRDGLCTAMHQAWISFVRTGDPNHAALPKWERYAGENPTTMRFDMVSESADGPRTGGPNRV is encoded by the coding sequence ATGGGCTCCACGGCCACGACTTCGGTCGCCACGACGAGTGGCCCCGTGCGAGGCATACATCAGGACGGGCTCGCGGTCTTCAAAGGCGTTCCCTACGCCGCGGCCCCGGTCGGCGACCTTCGGTGGCGCCCGGCGGTGCCCCACTCTGGTTGGGTCGACGTTCTGGACGTCACAGAATTCGGCCCGAGTGCACCGCAGCCCTACGTGGAGGGTGGACAGCCAATCCTGGGAGGGCACGGCTTCCCGCCATTCGACGAGGACTGCCTCACACTCAACATCTGGACGCCGGCCGCCGACGGTGCTTGCCGGCCGGTCGTGATCTGGATCCACGGGGGTGGGTTCGTTACGGGATCCGGGTCTTTGGCCATCTACTCGGGCGATACTTTCGCGCGCGACGGAGACCTGGTCGTGGTGACGATCAACTATCGTCTCGGGCCGCTGGGTTTCCTCTATTCCGGGTCCGAAAGCGACGGACCTGACGCGCAATCCGCCAATTTCTGGATCACCGATCAGATCGCTGCGCTGCGCTGGGTGCGTGACAACATCACCGCGTTCGGCGGAGATCCGACCGCCATCACCATCGCAGGGCAGTCCGCTGGCGCTTTCTCGGCGGCTGCGCTCGCTGCGCACCCGGATTCTCGCAGCCTGTTCCACCGTGCCATCGTGCAGAGCTCGCCGTTCGACGGGCCTATGCCTGATCGTGCCGAGGCGCGGGAAATCACCGACACTTACCTCGACATCCTCGGCGTCAACAATATCGACGAGCTCCGCAAGCTGCCCTGGGAGCCTCTGATCGACGCGTGGTCCGCAATGTTCGAGCGCACCTTCAAGTGGGGCCACTGGACGGTGCCCTTCCCTCCGGTGATGGACGGTGTGAGCCTGATCGGCGATCCTGTGCACTATCTCCTTGACGATGCCGCGCTCGATATCGACGTGCTGATCGGGTGGACCAACCAGGAAGCGAATTCCTACTTTCCTACCAACCCGATGTACGCCGACGTAACCCGGGAGCAAGTTCTGGCCCGCTACGAGGAGTCCTTCGGTGATGGTGCTGCCGAAGCGTACGCATCCTTTGAAGCGCGACGTCCGGGCGCGACGCCCTTGGAGGTCCTCATGGACCTGGGCACCGAGGAGTTGTTCGCCACACCCACCATCGAGGTGGCTGAGCAGCGGGCCGCGCGCGGGCGACCGGTCTGGGCGTACCGCTTCGACTTTCAAAGCCCCGCATACTTCGGTCGTCTGGGTGCCGCGCACTGCCTGGACCTGCCGTTCGTTTTCGACAACTTCGACAAGTGGTCGCTCGCGCTCCTGACGGACGGCATCGAATCACCGGACCGCGACGGTTTGTGCACTGCGATGCACCAGGCCTGGATCTCCTTCGTTCGCACCGGAGATCCCAACCATGCCGCGCTGCCGAAGTGGGAGCGCTACGCCGGGGAAAATCCCACCACAATGCGATTCGACATGGTCAGTGAATCGGCTGACGGTCCTCGAACGGGTGGGCCGAACAGGGTGTGA
- a CDS encoding enoyl-CoA hydratase/isomerase family protein: MTADLSVETLDGFVGVLTMRRPPNNFFDLDLVRGLADAGEELAAGDTRAIVIRSEGKHFCAGADFTRRDLGVDTARLLYTEAIRLLELPIPIVAAVQGSAVGGGLGLACAADFRVASQSSRFHCNFSQLGFHPGFGLSETLPQIVGQQRALHIMCASQRLTGQEALAIGLVDVLAEDSEMQSAAIEFARTFTAMAPLAVRSIKQTLRGGLPDRVLTAVQHEASEQQRLRDTEDFTIGLTASFERKQPIFTGR; this comes from the coding sequence ATGACCGCTGACCTGTCTGTTGAGACGCTTGATGGCTTCGTCGGAGTGCTCACGATGCGGCGCCCGCCCAACAACTTCTTCGATCTCGATCTCGTGCGGGGCCTTGCTGATGCCGGGGAGGAGTTGGCAGCGGGTGACACCCGCGCCATCGTGATCCGTTCGGAGGGAAAGCACTTCTGCGCCGGCGCCGACTTCACACGCAGGGACTTGGGTGTGGATACGGCACGACTTCTGTACACGGAGGCAATACGGCTGTTGGAACTGCCGATTCCGATCGTCGCCGCGGTGCAGGGGTCCGCGGTCGGCGGCGGCCTCGGCTTGGCCTGTGCCGCTGACTTCCGCGTCGCATCTCAAAGCTCACGGTTCCACTGCAACTTCTCGCAGCTGGGCTTTCACCCTGGCTTCGGACTCAGCGAGACCCTGCCGCAGATTGTCGGGCAGCAGCGCGCGCTGCACATCATGTGCGCCTCGCAACGTCTGACAGGTCAAGAAGCACTGGCAATCGGGCTCGTGGACGTTCTCGCCGAAGACAGCGAAATGCAAAGCGCCGCAATCGAGTTCGCCCGCACATTCACCGCCATGGCACCGTTGGCGGTGCGATCGATCAAACAGACGCTCCGGGGTGGACTGCCTGATCGCGTGCTGACAGCAGTCCAGCACGAAGCCTCCGAGCAACAGCGACTCCGAGACACCGAGGACTTCACAATCGGCCTCACCGCCAGCTTCGAACGCAAGCAGCCCATATTTACCGGGCGCTGA
- a CDS encoding acyl-CoA dehydrogenase family protein, with translation MSATAGRADAELEAIVNRFFEQRCTTEVVSVAEREGMPSDLWDATEELGFTAVGIPEEAGGSGGSLEDALAVHRAVGMHAVPLPIAEKYLAGWLIASAGLTIDARPATVVPSTSPLSLEVVDGRATGVVEDVPWGSRASVVVGLVESEGTGQNKVVLLDPATATIRHGSDYANQPRDTLVFREAPVQVVPVSVSRVELTARAGLVRAAQMVGAMNKTSALTQKYTSERHQFGRSIDSFPAVKEHLVVLAQMAAMAELSVERAADAASSADGVFECLAAKLVTSENAEHAVRAAHQAHGAIGMTKEYPLHRYTRRLQAWRSEFGTVSELSKMIGHGAAGVSSIAHLVTADQPHLSNLKGE, from the coding sequence ATGAGCGCCACGGCTGGCCGGGCGGACGCTGAACTCGAAGCGATCGTCAATCGCTTCTTCGAGCAGCGTTGCACCACTGAGGTTGTCAGCGTTGCCGAACGTGAAGGCATGCCGAGCGACCTGTGGGATGCAACTGAAGAGCTGGGCTTCACAGCCGTGGGAATTCCGGAGGAGGCCGGTGGATCCGGGGGCAGTCTTGAAGACGCTCTGGCAGTCCATCGTGCCGTCGGGATGCACGCGGTACCGCTACCTATCGCCGAGAAATATTTGGCGGGGTGGCTGATCGCGTCGGCAGGGTTGACGATCGATGCGAGACCCGCGACGGTCGTACCTTCCACGAGCCCCCTGTCGCTCGAGGTCGTGGACGGCCGAGCCACGGGTGTCGTCGAGGATGTGCCCTGGGGGTCAAGAGCGAGCGTTGTAGTCGGGCTCGTGGAGTCCGAAGGGACGGGCCAGAACAAGGTTGTTCTGCTCGACCCTGCGACCGCCACGATCCGCCACGGATCGGACTATGCGAATCAGCCCAGGGACACACTCGTGTTCCGGGAAGCGCCCGTGCAGGTCGTGCCGGTCTCTGTGAGTCGTGTCGAGCTGACCGCACGTGCAGGACTTGTCCGTGCGGCGCAGATGGTCGGAGCGATGAACAAGACCTCAGCTCTCACTCAGAAGTACACCTCCGAGAGGCACCAGTTCGGTCGATCCATCGACTCCTTCCCCGCGGTCAAGGAGCACCTCGTCGTGCTGGCACAAATGGCGGCGATGGCGGAGTTGTCAGTGGAGCGAGCGGCGGACGCGGCGTCATCGGCGGACGGGGTGTTCGAGTGTCTTGCCGCGAAGCTCGTGACCTCGGAGAACGCTGAACATGCCGTACGGGCAGCTCATCAGGCTCACGGCGCTATCGGTATGACGAAGGAATATCCCCTGCATCGATACACGCGTCGGTTGCAAGCGTGGCGGTCAGAGTTCGGCACCGTGTCAGAGCTCTCGAAGATGATCGGACATGGCGCAGCAGGCGTGAGTTCGATCGCGCATTTGGTGACAGCTGACCAGCCGCACCTGAGCAACTTGAAAGGCGAATAA
- a CDS encoding acyl-CoA dehydrogenase family protein, with the protein MRLVPTRLTAEELDLQSDVRSYLDQRLPVGSYPLGLGMAATADPQFSRDLGSKGWLGMSLPKEYGGGGRSAVERLIVVEELLARGAPVGYHWTADRQSGANIAQNGTEEQKRAFIPAIARGELCFAIGMSEPDSGSDLASIKTRASRVDGGWLLNGTKVWTSYAGGADYILTLVRTSDDRHHGLTQFIVDTKTEGMTISPIEFLDGTWELNEVVFVDVFVPDSCRLGEVGAGWSQNTSELALERGGVDRWMSCMSILTHWAALQVDPSAGGHAVFDLGSIVARLWAFRGMSLSIARMVDVGESPVTEAALVKEMATRFEQDCVRTVVKHLGRAPDLMSEDPYESLLARAVLVSPSWTIRGGTTEVLRSVVAKGIKA; encoded by the coding sequence ATGAGACTGGTACCGACCCGGCTGACGGCCGAAGAGTTGGACCTGCAGTCCGATGTGCGCTCGTATCTCGATCAGCGACTGCCTGTCGGCAGCTATCCGCTCGGGCTTGGCATGGCCGCCACCGCCGACCCGCAATTCTCGCGAGACCTCGGCAGCAAGGGCTGGTTGGGGATGTCGCTGCCGAAAGAGTACGGGGGCGGAGGTCGTTCGGCAGTGGAGCGGTTGATCGTTGTCGAGGAGTTGCTGGCGCGCGGTGCGCCCGTGGGGTATCACTGGACCGCGGACCGGCAGTCCGGCGCCAACATCGCGCAGAACGGTACAGAGGAACAGAAGCGCGCGTTCATCCCAGCCATCGCGCGTGGCGAGTTGTGCTTCGCTATCGGGATGAGCGAGCCGGACTCGGGCTCGGACCTCGCATCGATCAAGACTCGGGCATCCAGGGTGGATGGTGGCTGGCTTCTCAACGGGACCAAGGTCTGGACTTCGTATGCAGGTGGGGCCGACTACATCCTGACACTTGTGCGCACGTCGGACGATCGCCACCATGGGCTCACACAGTTCATCGTCGACACGAAGACCGAGGGGATGACGATCTCGCCGATCGAGTTCCTCGATGGCACTTGGGAACTCAACGAAGTTGTATTCGTCGATGTTTTCGTACCTGATTCCTGCCGCCTCGGTGAGGTCGGGGCAGGCTGGTCACAGAACACAAGTGAACTCGCACTCGAACGCGGTGGTGTCGACCGCTGGATGTCGTGCATGTCGATCCTGACGCACTGGGCGGCCCTCCAGGTAGACCCCTCGGCCGGCGGACACGCGGTGTTCGATCTCGGGTCGATCGTCGCGCGACTGTGGGCTTTCCGAGGTATGTCGCTCTCGATTGCCCGCATGGTGGACGTGGGGGAGTCGCCTGTGACAGAGGCAGCCTTGGTGAAGGAAATGGCGACCAGGTTCGAGCAGGACTGCGTCCGGACGGTCGTGAAGCACCTCGGCAGAGCACCTGACTTGATGTCCGAGGACCCGTACGAGTCCCTGCTGGCCCGCGCCGTGCTTGTGTCCCCATCCTGGACGATCCGCGGCGGGACCACCGAGGTCCTTCGAAGCGTTGTCGCGAAAGGAATCAAGGCATGA
- a CDS encoding CaiB/BaiF CoA transferase family protein: MSSAEVDGGFGPLEGVRVLDLSRVIMGPLATQILGDQGAEVIMLEAASGDTNRVMGSGPHPELSGIALNLLRNKRSVVVDFKTAEGMEVVHRLVSTCDVVVTTMRPHVLKRLGLDYESLRQYREDIVYCQAQGFSIASPQANEPAYDDIIQAATGVCDIMSRVFGVPALMPTIFADKACGLIMAQAVTAALFRRERSGEGQHIEVPMVQAMKAFMLAEHGGGATSAVHTEANQERVAGYGRVLSKERRAHPTKDGLVHMLPYLPKHYVALFTAVGRPDAATDPRYVDTRATIVNAESLYRDVRQACATRTTQEWLDFCKAEGVPVTKVVTLEEMVAELPVVSHPVVGEFHLTSQMANFSSTPGGVRRLAPMIGEHTAEVLAALQGDPWLSASVSNGASK, translated from the coding sequence GTGAGCTCGGCTGAGGTGGACGGTGGATTTGGTCCGCTTGAAGGGGTGCGTGTTCTTGATCTGTCGCGGGTGATCATGGGCCCCTTGGCGACGCAGATCTTGGGCGATCAGGGCGCGGAAGTGATCATGCTCGAGGCTGCGAGTGGCGACACGAATCGTGTGATGGGTTCTGGGCCGCATCCGGAATTGTCGGGTATTGCTCTAAATCTGCTCCGGAACAAGCGCTCAGTCGTGGTCGATTTCAAGACCGCGGAGGGGATGGAGGTTGTTCACCGTCTTGTGTCTACCTGCGATGTGGTCGTCACGACGATGCGGCCACATGTGCTCAAGCGTTTGGGTCTTGATTACGAGAGCCTTCGCCAGTATCGCGAGGACATCGTCTATTGCCAGGCTCAGGGGTTCTCGATCGCTAGCCCGCAAGCGAATGAGCCTGCCTACGACGACATCATCCAGGCTGCTACGGGCGTCTGCGACATTATGTCGAGGGTGTTCGGAGTGCCCGCTCTGATGCCCACGATCTTCGCTGACAAGGCGTGCGGCCTGATCATGGCGCAGGCCGTTACGGCCGCGCTGTTCCGTCGTGAGAGGAGCGGTGAGGGGCAACACATCGAGGTCCCGATGGTTCAGGCGATGAAGGCGTTCATGTTGGCCGAGCATGGTGGTGGTGCGACCTCGGCCGTCCACACAGAGGCGAACCAAGAGCGTGTCGCCGGCTATGGGCGGGTGCTGTCCAAGGAGCGTCGGGCGCACCCGACCAAGGACGGCCTCGTCCATATGCTGCCGTACCTGCCCAAGCACTACGTCGCGCTGTTCACGGCGGTGGGGCGACCCGATGCCGCGACTGATCCTCGCTATGTGGACACACGTGCCACGATCGTGAACGCGGAATCGCTCTACCGCGATGTTCGTCAAGCGTGTGCGACGCGCACCACGCAGGAGTGGCTCGACTTCTGCAAGGCAGAAGGGGTCCCCGTGACGAAGGTCGTCACGCTCGAGGAGATGGTTGCCGAGCTACCCGTCGTATCTCACCCGGTGGTCGGCGAGTTCCACCTCACCTCCCAGATGGCGAACTTCTCGTCAACGCCGGGAGGAGTACGGCGGTTGGCGCCGATGATCGGTGAGCACACAGCCGAAGTGCTGGCGGCCCTGCAAGGGGATCCATGGCTGTCGGCCTCGGTGTCGAATGGCGCCTCCAAATGA
- a CDS encoding nuclear transport factor 2 family protein, translated as MPEGATVIETASAEDALFVYEEWHRTVTTSDVEALLDLYADDAVLETFMARLLLKQDSGVLPGKAEIRRFMEANFGTRETIMKLHEVRFYRTGYQFDGHNLIWEYKRDTPDGDSYEMVEVMEIAGRKITKHRIYFGWYGLSGLTPIKKGLGEIA; from the coding sequence ATGCCTGAAGGTGCAACAGTGATTGAGACCGCGTCCGCCGAAGATGCCTTGTTTGTCTACGAGGAATGGCATCGGACAGTGACGACTTCGGACGTCGAGGCGTTGCTGGACCTGTACGCCGACGATGCTGTCCTGGAGACCTTCATGGCCAGGTTGCTTTTGAAGCAGGACAGCGGTGTGCTTCCGGGCAAGGCTGAAATTCGCCGTTTCATGGAAGCCAATTTCGGCACCCGAGAAACCATCATGAAGCTCCACGAGGTGCGCTTCTACCGCACCGGATATCAATTCGACGGGCACAACCTCATCTGGGAGTACAAGCGCGACACGCCTGACGGCGACTCCTACGAGATGGTCGAGGTGATGGAGATTGCCGGCCGAAAGATCACCAAACACCGCATCTACTTCGGCTGGTATGGGCTGTCCGGCCTGACTCCCATCAAGAAGGGCCTGGGAGAAATCGCCTAG
- a CDS encoding nuclear transport factor 2 family protein yields MPEVTSVIETASAADALFVYEAWHQAATSSDVEALLDLYADDAVMETYMAVLLLKQDSGLLPNKSEIRRFLEANFATRESVMELDQVRFYRTGYQFDGHTLAWEYLRDTPDGDSHEMSEVLELSGRKISKHRIYFGWHGLSGLQRLLTRGK; encoded by the coding sequence ATGCCCGAGGTCACATCAGTGATTGAGACGGCGTCCGCCGCGGATGCCTTGTTCGTCTACGAGGCATGGCATCAGGCAGCAACGTCTTCCGACGTCGAGGCGTTGCTGGACTTGTACGCCGACGACGCTGTCATGGAGACCTACATGGCCGTGTTGCTTTTGAAGCAGGACAGCGGTTTGCTTCCCAACAAGAGTGAAATTCGCCGTTTCCTGGAAGCCAATTTCGCCACCCGCGAATCCGTTATGGAGCTCGATCAGGTGCGGTTCTATCGCACCGGATATCAATTCGACGGGCACACCCTCGCGTGGGAGTACTTGCGCGACACGCCTGACGGTGACTCCCACGAGATGAGCGAAGTGCTGGAGCTTTCTGGCCGAAAGATCAGTAAGCACCGTATCTACTTCGGTTGGCACGGACTGTCCGGCCTGCAGCGCCTCCTTACTCGAGGAAAGTAG
- a CDS encoding MFS transporter gives MSSIRTEAPPTLITGLWQRKLPHYPDTPARSWYLAVVVITSIALYYQLFVTGAVANELIGYFDLSFAYFVWIFIIGAAFGAVASVLAGALDRWGRANIVAYGVVICSLLTLFAAPATTTKGQFLLVYILVSIVEGAVLVATPALIRDFSPQLGRASAMGFWTLGPVIGALVTTAISTHTLDSHPDWQYHYRVCGIISIVVAVIAVIGLRELSPQLRDQIMVSVRDKALIEARALGLNVNELEKGQWRQMLRPNILGSALGISMFLAFYYTIASFLVVYMATNFGYSPAKANGLGNWFWSANAIALVLAGIVSDKIKVRKPFMIVGALISSVGMFWFNSFTDKPDTGYYTFVAAFVVIALGTGIAYSTWMASFTETVEAQNPAATAVGLAVWGGTLRGVITVVLLGLLVVVNAAGTLVNYGPRLGEIQHAYGAQLATIQTVGTDTLAALQKDPQDQAAQVTAMTKLTGATAGEVQQTFVLSTQYKEQLATVKAIDKATFATLSANPADANAGLAAVGQVSKNLGIPIDQAIARLQALQQIPVADLTVLTTVGPKLEDAAARLQALGAIPADDQAFLAAHGKEVQQAAQDSPEQWKRWWWICLLAQIAFLPFVFLMAGHWSPKKAAQEAKEHDEMVARELAEMASETDTAKAQTGEVEPV, from the coding sequence ATGAGCTCGATCCGTACCGAGGCACCACCGACCCTGATCACGGGGTTGTGGCAGCGCAAACTCCCCCATTATCCCGACACCCCCGCTCGTTCCTGGTATCTCGCCGTCGTCGTCATCACGTCGATCGCGCTGTACTACCAACTGTTCGTCACCGGCGCAGTCGCCAATGAGCTGATCGGTTACTTCGATCTATCGTTTGCCTACTTCGTCTGGATCTTCATCATCGGCGCCGCATTCGGTGCGGTCGCCTCGGTACTGGCAGGCGCGCTCGATCGGTGGGGCCGGGCGAATATCGTCGCATACGGCGTGGTGATCTGTTCGCTGCTCACGCTGTTCGCCGCGCCCGCGACGACCACCAAGGGCCAATTCCTGCTCGTCTACATCCTGGTAAGCATCGTCGAAGGCGCGGTACTGGTGGCGACACCGGCGTTGATCCGCGACTTCTCCCCGCAGCTGGGCCGGGCGTCGGCGATGGGATTCTGGACCCTCGGACCTGTCATCGGCGCCTTGGTGACCACGGCGATCTCCACCCACACCCTCGACTCGCACCCGGACTGGCAGTACCACTACCGGGTCTGCGGCATCATCAGCATCGTGGTCGCGGTCATCGCCGTCATCGGATTGCGCGAATTGAGCCCGCAGTTACGCGATCAGATCATGGTGTCAGTGCGCGATAAGGCGCTGATCGAGGCACGGGCCCTCGGCCTGAATGTGAACGAGTTGGAAAAGGGGCAATGGCGACAGATGCTGCGCCCCAACATCTTAGGATCGGCGTTGGGCATCAGCATGTTCCTCGCCTTCTACTACACAATCGCTTCTTTTCTCGTGGTGTATATGGCGACCAATTTCGGATACAGTCCGGCCAAGGCGAATGGGCTCGGGAATTGGTTTTGGTCTGCCAATGCGATAGCCCTGGTGTTGGCGGGCATTGTCTCGGACAAGATCAAGGTCCGTAAACCGTTCATGATCGTCGGCGCACTCATCAGCAGCGTCGGCATGTTCTGGTTCAACAGCTTCACCGATAAACCGGACACCGGTTACTACACCTTCGTCGCGGCGTTCGTGGTGATCGCGCTCGGCACCGGCATCGCCTACTCGACGTGGATGGCCAGCTTCACCGAGACGGTGGAGGCCCAGAATCCGGCCGCGACCGCCGTCGGGCTCGCGGTATGGGGCGGCACGCTGCGCGGTGTAATCACCGTGGTGCTGCTCGGCCTGCTGGTTGTGGTGAATGCGGCAGGAACGCTGGTCAACTATGGGCCGCGGCTCGGGGAGATCCAGCACGCCTATGGTGCTCAGCTCGCGACCATCCAAACGGTCGGCACCGATACGCTGGCAGCGTTGCAGAAGGATCCCCAGGATCAAGCTGCCCAGGTCACCGCGATGACCAAGCTCACCGGAGCGACCGCGGGCGAAGTGCAGCAGACGTTCGTGCTGAGCACGCAGTACAAAGAGCAACTGGCGACGGTGAAGGCGATCGACAAGGCCACCTTCGCGACGCTGTCGGCGAACCCCGCCGATGCGAATGCCGGACTTGCCGCGGTCGGACAGGTCTCGAAGAATCTCGGTATCCCGATCGATCAGGCGATCGCACGCCTGCAGGCCCTGCAGCAGATTCCGGTCGCCGACCTCACGGTCCTGACCACCGTGGGCCCGAAGTTGGAGGACGCCGCCGCGCGCCTGCAGGCCCTCGGCGCCATCCCCGCCGATGATCAGGCCTTCCTTGCCGCGCACGGCAAGGAAGTACAGCAGGCGGCGCAGGATTCACCCGAGCAGTGGAAGCGCTGGTGGTGGATCTGCCTGCTCGCGCAGATCGCCTTCCTGCCGTTCGTCTTCCTGATGGCCGGACATTGGAGCCCGAAGAAGGCCGCGCAGGAAGCCAAGGAGCACGACGAGATGGTGGCGCGCGAATTGGCGGAGATGGCGTCGGAAACCGATACGGCTAAAGCCCAGACGGGTGAAGTGGAGCCGGTCTGA
- a CDS encoding enoyl-CoA hydratase-related protein, translated as MTESARLTYVVEDGIARIVFNHRDGMNTITRATKDALLNALSVAAHDDAVRVLVITGVGRSFCVGRDLREVQAERNAAGDISPPIEFDVTDSPVALISKIRKPVIAAVNGVAAGAGAGIAFSADFRVLGRSAYFRLAFSGIGLSCDNGTSWTLPRLVGHAKAIELLMLPRAIDAEAALELGLATKVVDDEELDETVTALARILADGPTLAYGATKEAVGFAAGHTLMDALEHEFEGINLTGASHDHRDAVAAFLDKRQPTFGGR; from the coding sequence ATGACCGAGTCAGCGCGACTCACATACGTCGTCGAGGACGGGATCGCGAGGATCGTCTTCAATCATCGCGACGGGATGAATACGATCACCCGGGCCACGAAGGACGCTTTGCTGAACGCTCTGAGTGTCGCCGCGCACGACGACGCTGTCCGCGTGCTGGTGATCACCGGCGTCGGGCGCTCGTTCTGCGTTGGACGGGACCTGCGGGAGGTTCAAGCGGAGAGGAACGCTGCCGGGGACATCAGCCCGCCAATCGAATTCGACGTAACAGACTCTCCCGTGGCGCTGATAAGCAAGATCCGCAAGCCGGTGATTGCAGCTGTCAACGGTGTGGCCGCCGGGGCAGGAGCTGGCATCGCCTTCTCGGCCGACTTTCGAGTCCTTGGACGCTCGGCGTATTTCCGTCTGGCGTTCTCAGGTATCGGGCTGTCCTGTGATAACGGCACGTCGTGGACGCTGCCGCGCCTGGTGGGTCACGCGAAGGCGATCGAGCTCCTGATGCTTCCCCGAGCGATCGACGCTGAGGCTGCCCTCGAGCTGGGGCTCGCAACAAAGGTCGTCGACGACGAGGAGCTCGACGAGACGGTAACCGCGCTCGCACGTATCCTCGCCGACGGACCGACTCTCGCGTACGGCGCCACCAAGGAGGCGGTGGGTTTCGCCGCTGGCCACACTCTCATGGATGCCCTGGAGCACGAATTCGAGGGCATCAACCTCACAGGGGCGTCCCACGACCACCGGGATGCTGTCGCCGCCTTCCTGGACAAGCGGCAGCCGACTTTCGGAGGTCGCTGA